A genomic segment from Cervus elaphus chromosome 14, mCerEla1.1, whole genome shotgun sequence encodes:
- the LOC122707859 gene encoding LOW QUALITY PROTEIN: small proline-rich protein 4-like (The sequence of the model RefSeq protein was modified relative to this genomic sequence to represent the inferred CDS: substituted 2 bases at 2 genomic stop codons) codes for MSSQQQQQQXCLPQMIQXQQVKQPCQPPHVKCQEACAPKTKDPCAPQAKKQCPPKDTAIYTQQKCPASQQAPKNK; via the coding sequence ATGTcttcccagcagcagcagcagcagtagtgccTGCCCCAGATGATCCAATAGCAGCAGGTAAAGCAACCCTGTCAGCCACCCCATGTCAAATGTCAAGAGGCGTGTGCACCTAAAACCAAGGATCCATGTGCTCCCCAGGCCAAGAAGCAATGCCCACCTAAGGACACAGCAATCTACACCCAGCAGAAGTGTCCTGCATCCCAGCAAGCCCCCAAGAATAAATAG